The genomic DNA ACGGACCCGCTCGCGCAGGGACGCTCCGCCCATACGGCCACGCCGCTGCCGGATGGCCGGGTCCTCGTGACGGGCGGCCAGAATCCCCCGGATGCGCTCTCCAGCTCCGAGCTGTACGGCACGGGGGCAGGCACCTGGACCCTCACCACGCCGATGCTCGAAGCACGCCGGGGCCACGCGGCGGCACTGCTCGCCAATGGCAAGGTGCTCGTGACGGGAGGCCAGGGCGCGACCGGCGCCTTCCTCACCAGCGGCGAGGTGTATGACCCGGCCACCGGGACCTGGATGGCCACCGGCGCCTTCTCGCAGGCCCGCATCGGCCACACGGCGACACTGCTGGCCAATGGCAAGGTGCTCCTCGCGGGCGGCTATGCGGCCGCCACGAACCGGCTCAACACCGCCCAGCTATATGACCCCGCGACCAACGCCTGGTCCGCGACCGGCGCCTTTGCCCTGCCCCGCTATTTCCACACGGCCACCCGGTTGCTCGATGGCAGGGTGTTGATCGTGGGCGGATCCGGCACCAGTGCGGCCCTCAACAGTGCCCAGGTGTACAACCCGGCCACCGGCACCTGGGCCGCCACCGGCTCCCTGGCGCAGGCCCGCTACTACCACGCGGCGGCCTTGCTGCCCGATGGCAGGGTGCTCGTGACGGGCGGAGCCAACGGCACCGCCACGTCCCCCTCCAACGCCGAGGTCTACAACCCGGCCACCGGCACCTGGACGGCCGCGGCCATGACGGCCCGCTACTACCACACGGCGTCCTTGTTGGCTGATGGCAAGGTGCTCGTGGCGGGCGGAACCAACGCGGGGACCACCTTCAACACGGCCCAGCAGCGTGACCCGGCGACGGGTGTCTGGTCCGCGGCAAGCCCCCTGCTGCAGGCCCGCTATCTGCATTCGGCGACGCTGCTGCCCAGTGGCATGGTGCTCATCGCGGGCGGCTCAAGCACCTCCACCACCCTGCTGTCCAGCGCCGAGCTGTACAACCCGGTCACGAACACCTGGGCCGCCACGGGCCCGCTGGCCCAGGCCCGGCGCGGCCATACGGCGACGCTGCTGCCCAGCGGCAAGCTGCTCGTGGTGGGCGGCGAGTATCCGAGCGGCGCTTCTGTCTCCTCCGCCGAGCTGTACTGACCCTCATCGGGCCGCCCCCCTGGCACACGGGGGCGGCCTCTGACGTTAGCGCCGACCCTGGCCACCGAGGTTGACCGGACCGCCACGCTGGATGGCCCGCTGGTAGGCAGGACGGGCATGCAACCGGTCCAGATAGGCGCCGAGGTTGGGAAACGCCTCCAAGGCGCCAGACGCCCTCGCTGCTTCCAGCACGAAGCTCATCTGGATGTCGGCGGCGCTGAAGGTGTTGCCCACCAGATAGTCCCGCCCCTCCAGCGCGCCCGAGATGTAGCCGAGGTGGTTCCTCAGTTCGCCCGAGATGCGCGGCTGGAGCGGCGCGCCCGCCTCGCCCAGACGTCCCACGTACACGCCGAGGAGGATCGGCACCATGGCCGACCCCTCGGCGTAGTGCATCCAATGCACATAGGTGTCGTACTCGGCCGAGTCCAGCGGGGGCGCGAGCCGGCCCTGGCCATGGCGGCGCACGACGGAATCGATGATGGCCCCGGACTCGGCGAGCACCCGCCCCCCGTCCTCCAGCACCGGGGACTTGCCGAGCGGATGGATGGCCTTGAGTTCGGGAGGCGCGAAGTTCGTCTTCGGGTCGCGAGGATAGACGGCGAGCTCGTAGTCGAGCCCCAGTTCCTCCAGGAGCCAGAGGATGCGCTGCGAACGGGAGTTCACGAGATGGTGCAGCTTGAGCACGGGGCTTCTCCTGGATGGATCCATCACTCTCACAGCTCAGGGATCGACACGTCCGGGAACCAGACTTCCTCCCAGCGTTTGGTTTTTTCGCCCGCTGACAGCTTCTGGGGGGACACCGCCACCTCGGTGCCGAATCGGGTCTCCTCCACGATCCTGCTGTTGATGGCGGCGAACGTTCTGCCTTGAGACCGGTAGGTCACTCCCGCGAGGACACCGCAGTCTTTGCAGAAGAGAAACTCGGCGGTATTACTTCCTTGCCGGTACCTTCCCACCTGCGACGGGTTGCGGGCGTGTATCCGGGCAGCCCCATTCGGGTCAGACAGATACGAAGCGGCGTGCTTGAGACAGAATCCGCAATCGCAAGCCCGGGGCGCGTAGGAGCCGGGTGAGCGCGTGAGGCGAATCTCCGCCTGAATGTTCCCGCAGTGGCAGCTACCTTGGATATCAAACATGTG from Stigmatella aurantiaca includes the following:
- a CDS encoding glutathione S-transferase family protein; translated protein: MLKLHHLVNSRSQRILWLLEELGLDYELAVYPRDPKTNFAPPELKAIHPLGKSPVLEDGGRVLAESGAIIDSVVRRHGQGRLAPPLDSAEYDTYVHWMHYAEGSAMVPILLGVYVGRLGEAGAPLQPRISGELRNHLGYISGALEGRDYLVGNTFSAADIQMSFVLEAARASGALEAFPNLGAYLDRLHARPAYQRAIQRGGPVNLGGQGRR
- a CDS encoding GFA family protein; amino-acid sequence: MFDIQGSCHCGNIQAEIRLTRSPGSYAPRACDCGFCLKHAASYLSDPNGAARIHARNPSQVGRYRQGSNTAEFLFCKDCGVLAGVTYRSQGRTFAAINSRIVEETRFGTEVAVSPQKLSAGEKTKRWEEVWFPDVSIPEL